The proteins below come from a single Dinghuibacter silviterrae genomic window:
- a CDS encoding BlaI/MecI/CopY family transcriptional regulator, with protein MPPKTLTKAEEQIMQVLWSVGKGFSRDILEALPQPKPHQNTVGTILKILQDKGFVGTNLVGRNHEYFALVSKEEYSKSSVKSLVKGYFDGSFSNMVSFFVKEKNLSVEELEKLLLQMKKQKK; from the coding sequence ATGCCACCCAAAACATTGACCAAAGCGGAAGAACAAATCATGCAAGTCCTCTGGAGCGTAGGCAAAGGCTTCTCCAGGGACATCCTGGAAGCACTCCCCCAGCCCAAGCCTCACCAGAATACGGTGGGCACGATCCTGAAGATCTTACAGGACAAGGGCTTTGTGGGCACCAACCTGGTGGGCCGCAACCACGAGTACTTTGCGTTGGTGTCGAAAGAGGAGTATTCGAAAAGCTCGGTAAAGAGCCTTGTCAAGGGCTATTTTGACGGCTCCTTTTCCAATATGGTCTCCTTTTTTGTCAAGGAAAAAAACCTTTCGGTGGAGGAGCTGGAAAAATTATTGCTGCAGATGAAAAAACAAAAGAAATGA
- a CDS encoding glycosyltransferase encodes MSMPPHICIALMDDPVYKQSSIRVADALVRAGYRVTLIGRRLDPERPAGAEPAGAAAGGPNEAGPHGARPNTAVARSASAADAAIEGLAGPAPSGAASGPNAVAACAKRVRFRPVFKRGKLFYAEMNLRILLYLLTHRVDLVCAVNLDTIIPCWIVSKLKRIPRVYDARELFTELAEVVARPRVQKMWLWVERTMVPRFPNGYAVCQSIAEELEKRYNIQYAVVRNMTVLKAQDPGENPMDKPYLLYQGAVNVGRGLDALIPAMQGIDLPLVVCGTGNFMEQCRALVEKHGLDDKVIFTGQLPPGELIPYTYHAFAGLNLVEREGLNQYFSLPNKLFDYIHAGIPQVTMDYPEYRRVQEQFEVGVLIPDVTVENIRKAVEHLQKDPALYDQLRANCKKARTAFNWQVEEPGLIRVYKAALKS; translated from the coding sequence ATGAGCATGCCGCCCCATATTTGTATCGCCCTCATGGATGATCCCGTCTACAAACAGTCCTCCATCCGGGTGGCGGATGCCCTCGTCCGCGCGGGGTACCGGGTGACGCTGATCGGGCGGCGGCTGGATCCGGAGCGGCCCGCGGGAGCGGAGCCCGCGGGGGCGGCCGCGGGCGGGCCGAACGAAGCGGGCCCACATGGCGCCAGGCCGAACACAGCGGTGGCGCGAAGCGCCTCGGCCGCTGACGCGGCCATCGAGGGCTTGGCGGGCCCGGCGCCCAGCGGCGCCGCGAGCGGGCCGAACGCGGTTGCCGCTTGCGCGAAGCGGGTTCGCTTCCGCCCCGTTTTCAAACGGGGCAAACTCTTCTACGCGGAGATGAACCTCCGCATCCTCCTCTACCTCCTGACCCACCGCGTGGACCTGGTCTGCGCGGTGAACCTGGACACGATTATCCCGTGCTGGATCGTTTCAAAGCTAAAGCGCATCCCGCGGGTATACGATGCGCGGGAGCTGTTTACGGAGCTGGCGGAGGTGGTGGCGCGGCCGCGGGTGCAAAAGATGTGGCTGTGGGTGGAGCGGACGATGGTGCCGCGGTTTCCGAACGGGTATGCGGTGTGCCAGAGTATTGCGGAGGAATTGGAAAAGCGCTATAACATACAATACGCGGTGGTGCGTAACATGACGGTGTTAAAAGCGCAGGACCCGGGGGAAAACCCGATGGACAAACCCTATCTGTTGTACCAGGGCGCGGTGAATGTGGGACGGGGCCTGGACGCGTTGATCCCGGCGATGCAGGGAATCGACCTGCCGCTGGTGGTGTGCGGGACGGGGAACTTTATGGAACAGTGCCGGGCGTTGGTGGAGAAGCACGGACTAGACGACAAGGTCATCTTTACGGGGCAGCTACCGCCGGGGGAACTTATTCCCTACACCTATCACGCTTTTGCGGGGTTGAATCTGGTGGAGCGGGAGGGCTTGAACCAGTACTTTTCCTTGCCCAACAAACTCTTTGACTATATACACGCGGGCATTCCGCAGGTGACGATGGATTACCCGGAGTACCGGCGTGTACAGGAGCAGTTTGAAGTGGGGGTGCTCATACCGGATGTAACGGTGGAGAACATACGCAAAGCGGTGGAGCACTTGCAGAAGGACCCGGCCTTGTACGACCAGCTGCGCGCCAATTGCAAAAAAGCCAGAACCGCGTTCAATTGGCAGGTGGAGGAGCCGGGACTGATCCGTGTCTATAAGGCGGCCTTAAAATCATAA
- the prmA gene encoding 50S ribosomal protein L11 methyltransferase, with the protein MPSYIELIIPEPDPTRRDLLVPDLEALGFEGFEEEEDGLKAYIREDLLDELAFGKVAAAYGTVQRNVLPEQNWNLLWESNFEPVVIDDFCGIRAEFHPAITGVRHELVITPKMSFGTGHHATTRLMIESMRAMPIEDKRVVDFGTGTGVLAILAERLGARAIWALDNDPWSIDNARENRDRNEAGLVSLHLSASLDGVPVSDVILANINRHVLLEYMETLYSLLAPGGLLLLSGILLEDRVVIGEAAEKAGFAFDGERQALGWLAQLWKKALGIGQNNVT; encoded by the coding sequence ATGCCGTCGTACATCGAATTAATCATTCCGGAGCCCGATCCCACCCGGCGGGACCTCCTGGTCCCCGACCTGGAGGCGTTGGGTTTTGAAGGGTTCGAGGAAGAAGAGGACGGGCTGAAGGCCTATATCCGGGAAGACCTCCTGGATGAACTGGCTTTCGGCAAGGTCGCCGCGGCGTATGGGACGGTCCAGCGCAACGTCCTCCCTGAACAGAACTGGAACCTGCTTTGGGAATCGAATTTCGAGCCGGTCGTGATCGATGACTTTTGCGGTATCCGCGCGGAATTCCATCCCGCGATCACCGGGGTGCGTCACGAGCTCGTGATCACGCCGAAGATGAGTTTTGGCACGGGTCACCACGCGACCACGCGGCTGATGATCGAATCCATGCGGGCGATGCCGATCGAAGACAAACGCGTCGTAGACTTCGGCACGGGGACGGGCGTCCTGGCGATCCTCGCCGAGCGCCTGGGTGCCAGGGCCATCTGGGCCCTCGATAACGATCCCTGGTCGATCGACAACGCCCGGGAAAACCGTGACCGGAACGAGGCGGGGCTGGTGAGTCTGCATTTGTCTGCGTCCCTTGACGGGGTGCCGGTGTCGGACGTCATCCTGGCGAATATCAACCGGCATGTGCTCCTGGAGTATATGGAGACATTGTATTCATTATTGGCGCCAGGGGGGCTGCTGCTGCTAAGTGGCATCCTTTTGGAGGATAGAGTTGTCATAGGCGAAGCCGCGGAAAAGGCCGGTTTTGCTTTTGACGGAGAACGGCAGGCATTGGGTTGGTTGGCACAGCTATGGAAAAAGGCGTTAGGAATTGGGCAAAATAACGTAACTTAG
- a CDS encoding energy transducer TonB, with protein sequence MTPLFAYLLKMFLVSGVLYTYYHLVLRDNRFHAWNRFYLLSAVLLSLTLPLFHIPVHSTQTSDNRLLFAVWQLLGKNNTGTVQATGPVATGITWMTLLSGVYVLWVLIQLGIMGVHLWRLRRLRLASPAGRLDGITLVTTEDRGTPFSFFRWIFWNRSLELDSAEGRRMLTHELTHVREGHSVDKVILQVVCAFFFPILPLHLMRKELQLIHEYLADQQATQGGDISTYAELLVSTAFGTSPYAFANNFFQHPLRRRLAMMTKFSNPRFTYVRKLMFLPLTLLLFGLLAFRVEKDHPLLTIHFQQAAARLEQDVLFTNRLPVVTPPPPPPSRWKTRVTLPDTTPMAQPLQAVTVTGYAQPKTAQPLQAVTVTGYAAPKTTDTVPPASAPEIRIGRGGEETVLWVINGKMVKDRSQMPALDPNQIQSISVLKNEAAIAKYGQTGQNGVIEVWLKGYTGSDMPATDDKIFTKVEVEAQFPGGDIAWNDYVRKSLIANMDQLKDDKKSGTCEVMFIVDKNGAVSDVQAQTMQGSVLAQVSVDLVVRGPHWIPATQNGHPVKAFRKQKISFQMPD encoded by the coding sequence ATGACACCCTTGTTCGCCTACCTGCTCAAGATGTTCCTGGTGTCGGGTGTCCTGTACACCTACTACCACCTGGTCCTGCGGGACAACCGCTTCCACGCGTGGAACCGGTTCTACCTGCTGTCTGCGGTCTTGTTGTCGCTGACCCTTCCTTTGTTTCATATCCCGGTGCACAGCACGCAGACGAGCGACAACCGTTTGCTTTTTGCGGTCTGGCAGTTGCTGGGCAAAAACAACACCGGAACCGTACAGGCGACCGGCCCCGTTGCCACGGGGATCACCTGGATGACGCTCCTTTCCGGGGTGTACGTGCTTTGGGTCCTGATCCAGTTGGGGATCATGGGGGTGCATTTGTGGCGGTTGCGCCGGCTCCGGCTGGCGTCTCCGGCGGGCCGTCTGGACGGGATCACACTGGTGACCACGGAGGACAGGGGCACGCCTTTCTCCTTTTTCCGGTGGATCTTCTGGAACCGTTCCCTGGAGCTGGATTCAGCGGAGGGGCGGCGGATGCTGACACACGAGCTGACCCACGTACGGGAAGGCCATAGCGTAGATAAGGTCATCCTGCAGGTTGTGTGCGCCTTTTTTTTCCCCATCCTCCCGCTCCACCTGATGCGTAAAGAGCTCCAGTTGATCCACGAATACCTGGCCGATCAGCAGGCCACCCAGGGTGGGGACATCTCCACCTATGCCGAGCTCCTGGTGAGCACGGCCTTCGGCACGTCGCCTTATGCTTTTGCCAATAACTTTTTTCAACATCCTTTAAGACGAAGACTTGCCATGATGACAAAATTTTCGAACCCCCGCTTTACGTATGTGCGGAAGCTGATGTTTCTTCCGCTGACACTCCTCCTTTTCGGCCTGCTGGCTTTCCGGGTGGAAAAGGACCATCCCCTGCTGACGATTCATTTTCAACAGGCGGCGGCCAGGCTGGAACAGGATGTACTATTTACAAACCGCCTGCCGGTCGTGACCCCGCCACCACCGCCCCCTTCGAGGTGGAAGACCAGGGTGACGCTGCCAGACACCACCCCGATGGCCCAACCATTACAGGCAGTCACCGTCACCGGTTACGCCCAACCGAAAACGGCACAACCACTGCAGGCGGTCACCGTCACCGGTTACGCAGCACCCAAGACAACCGATACCGTTCCACCCGCATCTGCGCCGGAGATCAGAATCGGACGGGGCGGCGAAGAGACCGTCTTGTGGGTCATCAACGGCAAGATGGTTAAAGACCGTAGTCAGATGCCCGCGCTCGACCCCAACCAAATCCAATCCATCTCCGTCCTAAAAAACGAGGCCGCTATAGCCAAATACGGACAGACCGGGCAGAACGGGGTTATCGAGGTCTGGCTGAAAGGATACACCGGCAGCGACATGCCTGCAACGGACGACAAGATCTTTACCAAGGTGGAAGTAGAAGCCCAGTTCCCCGGCGGTGACATAGCCTGGAACGACTATGTCCGTAAATCCCTCATAGCCAATATGGACCAGCTTAAGGACGACAAGAAGTCGGGGACCTGTGAGGTTATGTTTATCGTCGATAAAAATGGCGCCGTCTCCGATGTGCAGGCGCAGACGATGCAAGGCAGCGTCCTGGCACAGGTCAGCGTCGACCTGGTCGTTCGCGGTCCACACTGGATACCCGCCACGCAAAACGGCCACCCCGTAAAGGCCTTCCGCAAGCAAAAGATTTCCTTTCAAATGCCCGACTAA
- a CDS encoding glycosyltransferase codes for MHLHLLSFTIPYPADFGGAIDVLEKIKALHAEGVRVHLHCFRYNRPEAPELEQYCAEVRYYKRQTRFSLTLPYIVSSRVSMDLMGVLDADDYPILAEGVHTAYALLQGRWPGRVMALRLHNVETNYYANLAALEKAAFKRSYYRLESWLLGNWERKVSGLPLLAIHPGVGTYFQQHYRSGQVTYLPAFTSYAPGNNPTGRGEYVLFHGDFSVVDNVESLRWLLEEVGRGSDLPWVVAGRRGQNVEQILKAHPYARLVADPGAEEMETLIREAQVHVVHSFNPEGIKIKLLHALFAGRHCIAQEALLEGTGLEETCRPAANAMAFKTQLDMLWALPFTEEEKKKRTEVLRAQFDNRANARKLMALMGL; via the coding sequence ATGCACCTACACCTGTTGTCTTTTACCATCCCCTACCCTGCTGATTTTGGCGGGGCGATCGATGTCCTGGAAAAAATAAAGGCGTTGCACGCGGAGGGGGTTCGTGTGCACCTGCATTGCTTCCGGTATAACCGGCCGGAGGCGCCGGAGCTGGAACAGTATTGCGCGGAGGTGCGGTATTATAAAAGACAGACGCGGTTTTCGCTGACGTTGCCGTATATCGTTTCTTCGAGGGTGAGTATGGACCTGATGGGCGTCCTGGACGCGGACGACTACCCGATCCTGGCGGAAGGAGTGCATACGGCGTATGCGCTTTTGCAGGGGCGCTGGCCGGGGCGGGTGATGGCACTGCGGCTGCACAACGTGGAAACCAATTATTATGCGAACCTGGCGGCGCTGGAGAAGGCGGCCTTCAAGCGGTCGTATTACCGGCTGGAGAGCTGGCTGTTGGGGAACTGGGAACGCAAGGTGTCGGGGCTGCCGCTTCTGGCGATCCACCCGGGGGTGGGGACGTATTTCCAGCAGCACTACAGGAGCGGGCAGGTGACGTACCTGCCGGCCTTTACGAGCTATGCGCCGGGGAACAACCCGACGGGGCGGGGCGAATACGTCCTCTTCCATGGGGACTTTTCGGTCGTTGACAATGTGGAATCCTTACGATGGCTGCTGGAGGAAGTGGGGCGGGGATCGGACCTGCCCTGGGTAGTGGCGGGCCGGCGGGGACAAAACGTCGAACAAATACTGAAGGCGCACCCGTATGCCCGGCTGGTGGCGGATCCGGGCGCGGAAGAAATGGAGACGCTGATCCGGGAAGCGCAGGTGCACGTGGTGCATTCCTTTAACCCGGAGGGGATCAAGATAAAACTGCTCCATGCCTTGTTCGCGGGGAGGCACTGCATTGCGCAGGAGGCCTTGCTGGAGGGCACGGGGCTGGAGGAAACCTGCCGGCCGGCGGCCAACGCGATGGCATTCAAGACGCAGTTAGACATGCTGTGGGCATTGCCCTTTACGGAGGAGGAGAAAAAGAAGCGCACCGAAGTGCTACGGGCTCAGTTCGACAACCGCGCGAATGCGCGGAAACTGATGGCGCTGATGGGGCTGTAG
- the rpsO gene encoding 30S ribosomal protein S15, protein MSITTEKKSSIFAEYGGKATNTGSIEGQIALLTERINDISKHMQANKKDFSTQRGLMHLVGQRKRLLTYLSKHDLTGYRQLIEKLGIRK, encoded by the coding sequence ATGTCGATAACAACCGAAAAGAAATCCAGCATTTTTGCTGAGTACGGAGGTAAAGCCACGAACACGGGTTCGATCGAGGGCCAGATCGCTTTGCTCACTGAGCGAATCAACGATATTTCCAAACACATGCAGGCTAATAAGAAAGACTTTTCTACGCAAAGGGGCCTTATGCACCTGGTAGGTCAGCGCAAACGCCTGCTGACGTACCTGAGCAAGCACGACCTGACGGGCTACCGCCAGCTGATCGAAAAATTAGGTATCAGGAAATAA
- a CDS encoding cell division ATP-binding protein FtsE, translating into MSSMAEVIVSLQHANIYQGDNLILQDVNLSVHKGEFVYLVGKTGAGKSSLLKTLYGDLFLRQGDGMVAGFNLRDVSWKKVPYLRRNLGVVFQDFQLLTDRTVYDNLKFVLKATGWTNQQLMNEKIEDVLDKVGLRAKGFKMPFEMSGGEQQRVDIARALLNSPKLILADEPTGNLDPETSDEIMQLLFYIARDYGTAVIMATHDYRVIQKFPARTVKTERGKVLDNASVF; encoded by the coding sequence ATGTCTTCGATGGCAGAAGTAATCGTCTCCTTGCAGCACGCCAATATCTACCAGGGCGATAATCTCATCCTACAGGACGTGAACCTCAGCGTTCACAAAGGCGAGTTCGTATATCTCGTGGGGAAAACAGGGGCCGGCAAATCCAGCCTCCTCAAAACCCTCTACGGGGACCTGTTCCTCAGACAGGGAGACGGCATGGTCGCCGGGTTCAACCTCCGCGACGTCAGTTGGAAAAAGGTACCCTACCTCCGCCGCAACCTCGGCGTCGTTTTCCAGGACTTCCAACTGCTCACCGACCGGACCGTCTACGACAACCTCAAGTTCGTTCTCAAAGCCACCGGCTGGACAAACCAGCAGCTCATGAACGAAAAGATCGAAGACGTCCTCGACAAGGTCGGTCTTCGCGCCAAGGGTTTTAAAATGCCCTTCGAAATGAGCGGGGGCGAACAACAACGCGTCGACATCGCCCGCGCCCTCCTCAACTCCCCCAAGCTCATCCTCGCCGACGAGCCCACCGGTAACCTCGACCCCGAGACCTCCGACGAGATCATGCAGCTCCTCTTTTATATCGCGCGCGACTACGGCACCGCCGTGATCATGGCGACCCACGACTATAGGGTCATCCAGAAGTTTCCTGCCCGGACGGTCAAGACCGAGCGGGGGAAGGTGCTGGATAATGCCAGTGTGTTCTAG
- a CDS encoding polysaccharide deacetylase family protein yields the protein MVQLYSPATTPRLEYVLGVIFRDHLRVPYRLTSDRDDWMEAEGPKINYSSEKLPVGLAISPSGILSERYVPGQAPLADPLRGAGPLPGGGATAVGGVHPGGGAASGGHPGGGAAAAGGVHPGGSAAHLAGAATPDAPGWPFDLFGAVFYLLSRYEEYLPQALYDHFGRFDPAGSWAARQGWLERPLVDEWIAALAAELHLGGTPAGAAASGAGAVNGGVGRAATSAGPAGSGFFATYDIDQPWCYQNKGLTKNCLSAGKALTGGRWTQLREQAEVLSGKRRDPFDNFSWMDRVNEALPETPVYFFPLSAKRTVYDKNPSPGNGAYQELIRAHAGRYPVGVHPSFHASDTPGLLASECAVLNRITGLPVTVSRFHYIRFRLPQGYRLLLEGGIRADYSMGYGERNGFRASYSRPFPWYDLEKETTTALQVVPFCWMEATSFHNSGLSREAALAELQGYKRAVDLVGGRMTVIWHNNSLGEEARWIGWREVYKDFLKPFVPTLPS from the coding sequence ATGGTTCAGCTCTATTCCCCAGCTACCACACCCCGTTTGGAATACGTCCTGGGCGTGATTTTCAGGGACCATCTCCGGGTCCCCTACCGGCTCACTTCCGACCGGGACGACTGGATGGAAGCCGAAGGCCCAAAGATCAACTATTCCAGTGAAAAATTGCCCGTCGGGCTTGCGATTTCACCCTCCGGGATTCTCTCCGAGCGGTATGTGCCGGGGCAGGCGCCCCTGGCGGATCCCCTGCGGGGGGCGGGGCCCCTGCCGGGCGGGGGGGCGACCGCCGTGGGCGGGGTTCACCCGGGCGGAGGTGCCGCGAGCGGAGGCCACCCCGGCGGGGGTGCGGCGGCTGCAGGCGGGGTTCACCCGGGCGGGAGCGCGGCTCACTTGGCCGGGGCGGCCACCCCCGACGCGCCTGGCTGGCCCTTCGATCTCTTTGGCGCCGTTTTCTATCTATTGTCCCGGTACGAGGAATATCTTCCCCAAGCCCTATACGACCACTTTGGCCGTTTTGACCCCGCGGGGTCGTGGGCGGCCCGGCAGGGGTGGCTCGAACGACCGCTGGTGGACGAGTGGATCGCGGCCCTCGCCGCGGAGTTGCACCTGGGTGGCACGCCCGCCGGGGCCGCTGCAAGCGGCGCTGGTGCGGTTAACGGCGGAGTGGGCCGGGCGGCCACAAGCGCTGGCCCCGCCGGCAGCGGCTTTTTCGCCACCTACGACATCGACCAACCCTGGTGTTATCAGAATAAGGGATTGACCAAGAACTGTTTATCTGCCGGAAAGGCCCTCACGGGGGGGCGCTGGACACAGCTCCGGGAGCAGGCGGAGGTCCTGAGCGGCAAAAGGCGGGATCCCTTTGACAATTTCTCGTGGATGGACCGGGTGAACGAAGCCCTGCCCGAGACACCCGTTTATTTTTTCCCCCTATCGGCGAAACGGACGGTGTATGATAAAAACCCCTCTCCGGGGAATGGCGCCTACCAGGAGCTGATCAGGGCCCACGCGGGGCGGTACCCGGTGGGGGTGCACCCGTCCTTTCACGCGTCGGATACCCCGGGTCTCCTGGCTTCGGAGTGTGCGGTGCTGAACCGGATCACCGGGCTACCGGTGACGGTTAGCCGATTTCATTACATCCGTTTCCGGCTTCCGCAAGGGTATCGGCTGTTGCTGGAGGGCGGGATCCGGGCGGACTATTCCATGGGCTATGGGGAACGCAACGGTTTCCGGGCGTCTTATTCCCGGCCCTTCCCTTGGTATGACCTCGAAAAAGAAACCACCACGGCCCTTCAGGTCGTTCCTTTTTGCTGGATGGAGGCGACGAGTTTCCACAACAGCGGGCTTTCCCGCGAGGCCGCCCTGGCGGAGCTTCAGGGCTACAAACGGGCGGTGGACCTGGTGGGCGGCCGGATGACGGTCATCTGGCACAACAACAGCCTCGGGGAAGAAGCGCGCTGGATCGGGTGGCGAGAGGTCTACAAGGATTTTTTGAAGCCGTTTGTGCCTACCTTGCCTTCATGA
- the pnp gene encoding polyribonucleotide nucleotidyltransferase: protein MLTQPISSSFDLGDGRIVTIETGKLARQADGAVTVRQGNCIILATVVANKDPKEGQEFFPLVVDYQEKFASAGRIPGSFFKREARLNDYEVLTSRLIDRALRPLFPEDYFCDVQVLVTLVSSDENVLPDSLACLAASAALAVSDIPIKEIISEVRVARHNGSFIINPSRKQLAECDLEFMIAATEKNLMMVEGEAKQCAEEDLVKALEVGHAAIQVQIKAQEELRSKVGVTGKRDYKKPETNEELQQKVAEFCTEKLWAIARKGTAKHERSEAFSALKDELIASLGEEADDKTKKLAKKYYADLEWEVVRNMILDDRIRLDGRKLDQVRPLAMEIEPLPTPHGSALFTRGETQSLTTVTLGTPLDELLLETAATSDYSKFILHYNFPPFSTGEVKMMRAPGRREVGHGNLAMRSLKQIMPGSEYPYTVRVVSDILESNGSSSMATVCAGSLALMDAGVPFTKHVSGVAMGLITRASDKKYAILTDILGDEDHLGDMDFKVTGTRDGICGVQMDIKVDGLPMDVMREALEQARKGRLHILDAMYETISEHRPDVKPHAPRMVKLFIDKEFIGAVIGPQGKVIQEIQRETGTTINIEEVGNQGEVSIFSPAKEGLDKAVSWVKGITAMPEVGTTYEGPVKGIKEFGAFIEFMPGKQGLLHISEVSWKRLETLEGVLNEGDMVKVKLLGVDQKTGKYKLSRKVLMPKPEGYVERPERPERGERGDRGDRGGDRRDRGDRGDRGDRGGRDRDRGDRGPRGDREPRGDREPRGEREPHREPRNDAPQHSEQPHPHQSDGAEEL from the coding sequence ATGTTAACACAACCAATCAGTAGCTCATTTGACCTGGGCGACGGTCGGATCGTGACGATCGAGACCGGAAAGCTGGCCCGCCAGGCAGATGGAGCCGTAACGGTTCGCCAGGGAAATTGTATCATTTTGGCGACAGTCGTCGCCAACAAAGACCCGAAGGAAGGACAGGAGTTCTTCCCGCTTGTCGTAGATTACCAGGAAAAATTCGCTTCTGCCGGGCGTATCCCGGGGTCCTTCTTCAAAAGAGAAGCGAGGCTGAACGACTATGAAGTGCTGACCAGCCGTTTGATCGACCGCGCGCTGCGGCCCCTTTTCCCGGAAGATTATTTTTGTGACGTACAGGTGCTGGTGACGCTCGTCTCCTCCGACGAGAACGTCCTGCCGGACTCGCTGGCCTGTCTGGCCGCTTCCGCGGCCCTGGCCGTTTCCGATATTCCCATTAAAGAAATCATCTCCGAAGTACGCGTGGCCCGGCACAACGGGTCCTTTATCATCAACCCTTCCCGCAAACAGCTCGCCGAGTGTGACCTGGAGTTCATGATCGCGGCGACGGAAAAGAACCTGATGATGGTGGAAGGGGAAGCCAAGCAGTGCGCCGAAGAGGACCTGGTCAAGGCCCTGGAAGTAGGCCACGCGGCCATCCAGGTACAGATCAAGGCTCAGGAAGAGCTGAGGAGTAAGGTAGGGGTGACCGGCAAACGGGACTACAAAAAGCCCGAGACCAACGAGGAATTGCAACAAAAAGTGGCGGAATTCTGTACCGAAAAACTGTGGGCCATCGCCCGCAAGGGTACGGCCAAACATGAGCGTTCAGAGGCCTTCAGCGCGCTGAAGGACGAGCTGATCGCTTCCCTTGGCGAAGAAGCCGACGACAAGACAAAGAAACTGGCTAAGAAATATTATGCCGACCTGGAATGGGAAGTGGTCCGCAACATGATCCTCGACGACCGCATCCGCCTGGATGGCCGTAAGCTGGACCAGGTCCGGCCGCTGGCGATGGAAATCGAACCCCTGCCTACGCCGCATGGTTCGGCCCTCTTTACCCGCGGGGAAACCCAGTCCCTGACGACGGTGACCCTGGGTACGCCGCTGGACGAGCTCCTGCTGGAGACGGCTGCGACTTCCGATTATTCGAAGTTCATCCTGCACTATAACTTCCCGCCCTTCTCCACCGGTGAGGTGAAGATGATGCGCGCCCCCGGCCGCCGGGAAGTAGGACACGGCAACCTGGCCATGCGCTCCCTGAAGCAGATCATGCCGGGCAGCGAATATCCCTACACGGTTCGTGTCGTCAGCGACATCCTGGAATCCAACGGGTCGTCTTCCATGGCGACCGTTTGCGCCGGTTCGCTGGCCCTGATGGACGCCGGCGTACCTTTTACCAAGCACGTGAGCGGCGTGGCGATGGGTCTGATCACCCGCGCCAGCGACAAGAAATATGCGATCCTGACGGACATCCTGGGGGACGAAGACCACCTGGGCGATATGGACTTCAAGGTCACCGGTACCCGTGACGGTATTTGCGGGGTGCAAATGGACATCAAGGTCGACGGCCTTCCCATGGACGTCATGAGGGAAGCCCTGGAGCAGGCGCGCAAGGGCCGTCTCCACATCCTCGACGCGATGTATGAAACCATTTCCGAACACCGCCCGGACGTGAAGCCGCACGCTCCGCGCATGGTGAAGCTGTTTATCGACAAGGAATTCATCGGTGCGGTCATCGGGCCCCAGGGCAAGGTGATCCAGGAGATCCAACGCGAAACCGGTACCACGATCAATATCGAAGAAGTCGGCAACCAGGGCGAGGTGAGCATCTTCTCTCCCGCCAAGGAAGGCCTCGACAAGGCGGTATCCTGGGTCAAGGGCATCACCGCGATGCCGGAAGTAGGTACGACCTACGAAGGACCCGTCAAGGGCATCAAGGAATTCGGCGCGTTTATTGAGTTTATGCCGGGTAAGCAGGGTTTGCTGCATATTTCCGAGGTGAGCTGGAAGCGCCTGGAGACCCTTGAAGGCGTCCTTAACGAGGGCGACATGGTCAAGGTTAAACTGCTGGGTGTCGATCAAAAGACCGGTAAATACAAGCTGAGCCGCAAGGTGCTCATGCCCAAACCCGAGGGTTACGTAGAACGCCCCGAGCGTCCCGAAAGGGGTGAGCGCGGTGACCGCGGCGACCGTGGCGGTGACCGCCGCGACCGTGGAGACCGCGGTGATCGTGGCGACAGGGGTGGTCGTGATCGCGACCGTGGAGACCGCGGACCGCGCGGCGACCGGGAGCCGAGGGGCGATCGGGAACCCAGGGGCGAACGCGAACCTCACCGCGAGCCGAGGAACGATGCGCCGCAGCACAGCGAGCAGCCGCATCCTCACCAGAGCGACGGGGCTGAAGAGCTCTAG